Proteins encoded by one window of Primulina huaijiensis isolate GDHJ02 chromosome 1, ASM1229523v2, whole genome shotgun sequence:
- the LOC140983005 gene encoding uncharacterized protein isoform X1, translated as MVEMAARRKCRLWWPENLSSHAPSNFSYLLGWFISSSEASIDIVVAFACDEPTLSSSIAPRSDVQEFLRVTNENMPAFLQNKCKFSLLGSYVAEHSVNGQSAVYGNDKKTCNNSATNRQCLSRSPNACTNNSGSLRCGCHKLDGLSEQVGLAALENMWIKFVCGLTETVGQRIRAIPKIDHLHWNGEIVFQLDIHVIIYEVPTFNDHHYCLDLRGSFNSCTTPCKKPKWFDELHQKDSHLSLDAVIMAMNTASAAQMMLSRSLNAESGIRFLIVYMIKMFIWKAFSISVASLSTVIYMFLQYAHILFGCMSHTFMYNILGKVFCNTRQSILLRSCQLLYWPFFLQDHGKRSQTCVEFAEKAALHMHLMWSNIVVDVFLGNVFGILLWYLAEPCCLWFSSCAYDITNHCLSTSVWLMGNPAGFKLNTELAGVLGIISLNGIQIWSTLWVFMSFLFINFLKGLAVCGISLGLTTAAALIIDTISIATIHVLTLHLLLSLLYSCQIQTVAALWRLFRGRKWNPLRQRLDSYDYTVEQHVVGSLLFTPILLLLPTTSAFYIFFSSLHTAVSFICLVIGMTISIIHATPYSKIFIWLKTKKRFPSGIWFEVASCKCIESGAVNDGDKSTRKLHNSDCAGGKSTILVSFLRSNYLNLGEVVWPHYRHIYGAFSKSSIISSAYSLLTGTSTRSSNVIDVPSKLPWMVIPWKEYWHLCHDSVYACRPSSCKPYS; from the exons ATGGTGGAAATGGCGGCAAGAAGAAAGTGCAGGCTTTGGTGGCCCGAGAATCTTTCCTCCCATGCGCCGTCTaatttcagttaccttttaggTTGGTTCATTTCTTCTTCGGAAGCTTCTATCGATATCGTAGTTGCTTTCGCCTGCGACGAGCCGACACTTTCTTCCTCAATTGCCCCACGATCAGATGTCCAG GAATTCCTTCGGGTGACAAATGAGAATATGCCTGCATTTCTTCAAAACAAGTGCAAATTTTCTCTGCTAGGGTCTTATGTAGCAGAGCATAGTGTCAATGGACAGTCGGCTGTGTATGGAAATGATAAAAAGACGTGCAATAATTCGGCTACCAATAGACAATGTTTGTCACGAAGCCCAAATGCTTGTACGAATAATTCCGGAAGTTTAAGATGTGGATGCCACAAGCTCGATGGGTTATCAGAACAAGTTGGACTTGCGGCTCTAGAAAACATGTGGATCAAGTTTGTCTGTGGTCTAACAGAAACTGTTGGTCAAAGAATTCGAGCCATACCCAAAATTGATCACTTACATTGGAATGGAGAAATAGTGTTCCAGTTGGATATCCAC gTCATAATTTATGAAGTTCCCACTTTTAATGATCACCATTATTGCCTGGACCTCCGGGGTTCATTCAACTCGTGCACAACTCCATGCAAGAAACCCAAATGGTTTGACGAGCTTCACCAGAAAGATTCACATCTCAGCTTG GACGCTGTCATTATGGCGATGAATACTGCTAGTGCTGCTCAAATGATGCTTAGTAGAAGTCTTAATGCCGAGTCCGGTATTCGATTCCTAATTGTTTACAT GATCAAAATGTTCATTTGGAAAGCATTTTCAATATCTGTTGCTTCCCTTTCAACAGTCATATATATGTTTCTTCAATACGCACATATTCTTTTTGGTTGCATGTCTCACACATTCATGTATAACATACTGGGAAAAGTATTTTGCAATACTAGGCAAAGCATCCTACTCCGCAGCTGTCAGTTATTGTATTGGCCTTTCTTTCTACAAGATCATGGTAAAAG GTCTCAGACATGTGTTGAGTTTGCGGAGAAAGCTGCACTCCACATGCACTTAATGTGGTCAAATATTGTGGTTGATGTGTTTCTTGGGAATGTATTTGGCATTTTGCTTTGGTATTTGGCAGAACCTTGTTGCTTATGGTTTTCAAGCTGTGCTTATGACATTACAAATCATTGCTTAAGTACTAGCGTATGGCTGATGGGAAATCCAGCAGGTTTTAAGTTGAATACTGAGCTGGCAGGAGTTCTTGGAATTATTTCTCTAAATGGCATTCAAATTTGGTCCACTCTTTGGGTGTTTATGAGTTTTCTCTTCATCAACTTTCTGAAAGGACTTGCTGTATGTGGGATTTCTTTGGGTTTAACTACAGCCGCAGCTCTAATAATTGATACAATATCCATAGCCACAATTCATGTTTTGACATTGCATTTATTACTGTCCCTTCTCTATTCGTGTCAGATACAGACTGTGGCAGCATTATGGCGACTCTTCAG GGGTAGGAAGTGGAATCCTCTACGTCAAAGATTAGATAGCTACGACTATACTGTGGAGCAACATGTAGTTGGTTCTCTCCTCTTCACCCCAATTTTACTTCTATTGCCAACCACGTCTGCATTCTACATTTTCTTCAGCAGTTTGCACACAGCTGTGAGCTTTATCTGCTTAGTTATTGGGATGACTATATCCATCATTCATGCTACTCCATattctaaaattttcatttggCTAAAGACGAAGAAGAGATTTCCATCAGGGATATGGTTTGAAGTGGCATCTTGCAAATGTATTGAGAGTGGAGCTGTCAATGACGGTGACAAATCCACTCGGAAACTGCATAATTCAGATTGTGCTGGTGGTAAATCCACCATTTTGGTTTCATTTCTTCGGagcaactacttgaatttag GAGAAGTGGTCTGGCCACACTACAGACACATCTATGGAGCATTTTCCAAGTCGTCCATAATTTCATCAGCTTATAGTCTTCTAACTGGAACAAG CACTCGATCCTCTAATGTGATTGATGTCCCTTCGAAATTGCCATGGATGGTAATCCCCTGGAAAGAATATTGGCACCTTTGCCACGACTCTGTCTACGCATGCAGGCCAAGTTCATGTAAACCTTATTCATAA
- the LOC140983005 gene encoding uncharacterized protein isoform X2 yields the protein MWIKFVCGLTETVGQRIRAIPKIDHLHWNGEIVFQLDIHVIIYEVPTFNDHHYCLDLRGSFNSCTTPCKKPKWFDELHQKDSHLSLDAVIMAMNTASAAQMMLSRSLNAESGIRFLIVYMIKMFIWKAFSISVASLSTVIYMFLQYAHILFGCMSHTFMYNILGKVFCNTRQSILLRSCQLLYWPFFLQDHGKRSQTCVEFAEKAALHMHLMWSNIVVDVFLGNVFGILLWYLAEPCCLWFSSCAYDITNHCLSTSVWLMGNPAGFKLNTELAGVLGIISLNGIQIWSTLWVFMSFLFINFLKGLAVCGISLGLTTAAALIIDTISIATIHVLTLHLLLSLLYSCQIQTVAALWRLFRGRKWNPLRQRLDSYDYTVEQHVVGSLLFTPILLLLPTTSAFYIFFSSLHTAVSFICLVIGMTISIIHATPYSKIFIWLKTKKRFPSGIWFEVASCKCIESGAVNDGDKSTRKLHNSDCAGGKSTILVSFLRSNYLNLGEVVWPHYRHIYGAFSKSSIISSAYSLLTGTSTRSSNVIDVPSKLPWMVIPWKEYWHLCHDSVYACRPSSCKPYS from the exons ATGTGGATCAAGTTTGTCTGTGGTCTAACAGAAACTGTTGGTCAAAGAATTCGAGCCATACCCAAAATTGATCACTTACATTGGAATGGAGAAATAGTGTTCCAGTTGGATATCCAC gTCATAATTTATGAAGTTCCCACTTTTAATGATCACCATTATTGCCTGGACCTCCGGGGTTCATTCAACTCGTGCACAACTCCATGCAAGAAACCCAAATGGTTTGACGAGCTTCACCAGAAAGATTCACATCTCAGCTTG GACGCTGTCATTATGGCGATGAATACTGCTAGTGCTGCTCAAATGATGCTTAGTAGAAGTCTTAATGCCGAGTCCGGTATTCGATTCCTAATTGTTTACAT GATCAAAATGTTCATTTGGAAAGCATTTTCAATATCTGTTGCTTCCCTTTCAACAGTCATATATATGTTTCTTCAATACGCACATATTCTTTTTGGTTGCATGTCTCACACATTCATGTATAACATACTGGGAAAAGTATTTTGCAATACTAGGCAAAGCATCCTACTCCGCAGCTGTCAGTTATTGTATTGGCCTTTCTTTCTACAAGATCATGGTAAAAG GTCTCAGACATGTGTTGAGTTTGCGGAGAAAGCTGCACTCCACATGCACTTAATGTGGTCAAATATTGTGGTTGATGTGTTTCTTGGGAATGTATTTGGCATTTTGCTTTGGTATTTGGCAGAACCTTGTTGCTTATGGTTTTCAAGCTGTGCTTATGACATTACAAATCATTGCTTAAGTACTAGCGTATGGCTGATGGGAAATCCAGCAGGTTTTAAGTTGAATACTGAGCTGGCAGGAGTTCTTGGAATTATTTCTCTAAATGGCATTCAAATTTGGTCCACTCTTTGGGTGTTTATGAGTTTTCTCTTCATCAACTTTCTGAAAGGACTTGCTGTATGTGGGATTTCTTTGGGTTTAACTACAGCCGCAGCTCTAATAATTGATACAATATCCATAGCCACAATTCATGTTTTGACATTGCATTTATTACTGTCCCTTCTCTATTCGTGTCAGATACAGACTGTGGCAGCATTATGGCGACTCTTCAG GGGTAGGAAGTGGAATCCTCTACGTCAAAGATTAGATAGCTACGACTATACTGTGGAGCAACATGTAGTTGGTTCTCTCCTCTTCACCCCAATTTTACTTCTATTGCCAACCACGTCTGCATTCTACATTTTCTTCAGCAGTTTGCACACAGCTGTGAGCTTTATCTGCTTAGTTATTGGGATGACTATATCCATCATTCATGCTACTCCATattctaaaattttcatttggCTAAAGACGAAGAAGAGATTTCCATCAGGGATATGGTTTGAAGTGGCATCTTGCAAATGTATTGAGAGTGGAGCTGTCAATGACGGTGACAAATCCACTCGGAAACTGCATAATTCAGATTGTGCTGGTGGTAAATCCACCATTTTGGTTTCATTTCTTCGGagcaactacttgaatttag GAGAAGTGGTCTGGCCACACTACAGACACATCTATGGAGCATTTTCCAAGTCGTCCATAATTTCATCAGCTTATAGTCTTCTAACTGGAACAAG CACTCGATCCTCTAATGTGATTGATGTCCCTTCGAAATTGCCATGGATGGTAATCCCCTGGAAAGAATATTGGCACCTTTGCCACGACTCTGTCTACGCATGCAGGCCAAGTTCATGTAAACCTTATTCATAA